Proteins from one Scyliorhinus canicula chromosome 6, sScyCan1.1, whole genome shotgun sequence genomic window:
- the LOC119967511 gene encoding rho-related GTP-binding protein RhoB: MAAIRKKLVVVGDGACGKTCLLIVFSKDEFPEVYVPTVFENYVADIEVDGKQVELALWDTAGQEDYDRLRPLSYPDTDVILMCFSVDSPDSLENIPEKWVPEVKHFCPNVPIILVANKKDLRNDENVRNELARMKQEPVRTEDGRAMAVRIGAYDYLECSAKTKEGVREVFETATRAALQKRARPSRGCTNCCSLL, translated from the coding sequence ATGGCTGCTATCAGGAAgaagctggtggtggtgggggacggTGCTTGCGGGAAGACCTGTCTGCTGATCGTCTTCAGCAAGGACGAGTTCCCCGAGGTCTATGTGCCCACCGTTTTCGAGAACTACGTGGCCGACATCGAGGTGGACGGCAAGCAGGTGGAGCTGGCGCTGTGGGACACGGCGGGCCAGGAGGACTACGACCGCCTGCGGCCCCTCTCTTACCCCGACACGGACGTCATCCTGATGTGCTTCTCGGTGGACAGCCCGGACTCGCTGGAGAACATCCCGGAGAAGTGGGTGCCCGAGGTCAAGCACTTCTGCCCCAACGTGCCCATCATCCTGGTGGCCAACAAGAAGGACCTGCGCAACGACGAGAACGTCCGCAACGAGCTGGCCCGCATGAAGCAGGAGCCGGTCAGGACCGAGGACGGCCGCGCCATGGCCGTGCGCATCGGCGCCTACGACTACCTGGAGTGTTCGGCCAAGACCAAGGAGGGCGTGCGGGAGGTGTTCGAGACCGCCACCCGGGCGGCCCTGCAGAAGAGAGCGCGGCCCAGCAGAGGCTGCACTAACTGCTGCTCACTCTTATGA